A window of the Cannabis sativa cultivar Pink pepper isolate KNU-18-1 chromosome X, ASM2916894v1, whole genome shotgun sequence genome harbors these coding sequences:
- the LOC115699935 gene encoding pentatricopeptide repeat-containing protein At2g22410, mitochondrial translates to MKRLMKCHPTLLPLSLPIGYQPLSRSLTSSTSTYQRKWKPKTTLIITNPTLLLMESCSTMLQMKQIQAQMTLTGLITDTFPASRVLAFCALADSGDIRYAHAFFTQIEKPNTYMWNTMIRGYLKAQFPEMGFSFFGQMVREGIEMDGLSFVWVLKACGNFPGISEGNLVHCKIWKMGFDMDLLVRNGLIHYYADRGCLLAARKVFDESSVRDVVTWTTMIDGYAAHDCLDEAKQVFESMLLSNVKPNEVTMIAMLSVCSSKGDILMGKHIYDYITMQNVNCSLNLLNATLDMFVKFGLLIEAKKIFDNMKTKDVFSWTSMVNGYAKWGDLDSARSFFNCMPEKNVISWTAMIAGYSQNNQPKEALILFQDMMKAGLFPIENTLVCVLSACGQLGCLDLGQWIHRCCINPKGVQQSVILSNALIDMYAKSGSIYTAASLFNEMPLKNLVSWNTMIAGYASHGYAKQALILFEQMKNAGFEPDSITFVAVLSACSHGGLVSEGREHFKSMLRDYKLEPREEHYACLIDLLGRIGLLDQAYDLIRNMPMLPSESAWGALLNACRMHGNVELAKLSAQKLLEMDPQDSGIYVLLANTLANNKKWVDVRMVRSMMREVGVKKSPGRSLIEIEGEFHEFLAGDDSHPQSKEIYKVINNVFLLSNLEKYIPLNMFMHIE, encoded by the coding sequence ATGAAACGCCTTATGAAATGCCATCCAACTCTACTACCACTATCATTACCCATCGGATATCAACCTCTTTCCCGCTCTCTCACTTCCTCAACCTCCACATATCAACGTAAATGGAAACCAAAGACCACTCTCATCATTACCAACCCAACTTTATTACTCATGGAGTCTTGCTCCACCATGCTCCAGATGAAGCAAATTCAAGCTCAAATGACTCTCACTGGTCTCATTACCGACACTTTTCCGGCTAGCCGGGTATTGGCTTTCTGTGCTCTCGCTGATTCAGGCGACATTCGCTACGCGCACGCTTTCTTTACCCAGATTGAGAAACCCAATACTTATATGTGGAATACAATGATTAGAGGCTATTTGAAAGCTCAATTTCCTGAAATGGGGTTTTCGTTCTTCGGGCAGATGGTCCGGGAAGGCATCGAAATGGACGGGCTTAGCTTTGTTTGGGTGCTTAAGGCGTGTGGGAATTTTCCGGGAATTTCAGAGGGAAACTTGGTCCATTGTAAGATTTGGAAGATGGGGTTTGATATGGATTTGCTGGTACGAAATGGACTTATACATTATTATGCCGATCGTGGTTGTTTATTAGCTGCTCGCAAAGTGTTTGATGAAAGCTCTGTGAGGGATGTCGTTACTTGGACTACGATGATTGATGGGTACGCAGCCCATGATTGCCTGGATGAGGCTAAGCAGGTATTTGAGTCAATGCTGTTAAGTAATGTTAAACCGAATGAGGTTACTATGATTGCAATGCTCTCTGTTTGCAGTAGTAAAGGGGATATTCTTATGGGAAAGCATATCTATGATTATATTACGATGCAGAACGTAAATTGCAGCCTTAATTTGCTCAATGCAACGTTGGATatgtttgtgaaatttggtCTCTTGATAGAAGCAAAGAAGATTTTTGATAATATGAAAACCAAGGATGTGTTTTCGTGGACTAGCATGGTTAATGGGTATGCTAAATGGGGAGATTTAGATTCTGCAAGAAGCTTCTTCAACTGCATGCCGGAAAAGAATGTGATATCCTGGACAGCAATGATTGCAGgttattctcaaaataatcaaCCAAAGGAAGCTCTGATATTGTTTCAAGACATGATGAAAGCAGGTTTGTTTCCAATAGAGAATACTTTAGTGTGTGTTCTCTCTGCATGTGGCCAATTGGGTTGCCTGGATTTGGGCCAGTGGATTCACCGTTGTTGCATCAACCCTAAAGGGGTTCAGCAAAGTGTCATATTAAGTAATGCACTTATAGACATGTATGCCAAAAGTGGGAGTATTTATACAGCTGCAAGTCTCTTTAATGAAATGCCACTAAAAAATTTGGTTTCTTGGAATACTATGATTGCAGGATATGCTTCACATGGTTATGCCAAGCAAGCTCTTATCCTCTTTGAGCAAATGAAAAATGCAGGATTCGAACCCGACTCAATCACTTTCGTAGCTGTCTTGTCAGCCTGTAGCCATGGTGGATTAGTCTCTGAAGGTAGAGAGCACTTCAAAAGCATGTTAAGGGATTATAAATTAGAGCCCAGAGAAGAGCATTATGCTTGCCTGATAGATTTACTTGGTCGAATTGGACTGTTGGACCAAGCTTATGATTTGATCAGAAATATGCCAATGTTACCAAGTGAATCAGCTTGGGGTGCTCTTCTTAATGCTTGTAGGATGCATGGAAATGTTGAGCTGGCTAAGCTTTCAGCTCAGAAGCTTTTAGAAATGGATCCCCAAGACAGTGGTATCTATGTATTGCTGGCTAATACTTTAGCTAATAACAAAAAATGGGTTGATGTGAGGATGGTTAGGAGCATGATGAGAGAGGTGGGTGTCAAGAAGAGTCCAGGTCGTAGCTTGATAGAAATAGAGGGAGAATTCCATGAATTTTTGGCTGGGGATGATTCACACCCTCAGTCCAAAGAGATTTATAAAGtaataaataatgtatttttgcTCTCTAATTTGGAGAAATACATACCTTTAAACATGTTTATGCATATAGAATGA
- the LOC115720436 gene encoding protein SLOW WALKER 1, translating into MAEHQLSKTFPVKPKLKPKPRTQKQTPESKYWSSFKSQQIPNLISSITSLTFSNTPSRPFAATHSASLTIFSSQTFSTTTTITSFSDVVTSASFRCDGLLIAASDLSGLVQVFDIKGRTPLRKLRSHSRPVRFVQYPFADKLHLVSGGDDALVKYWDVAGETPISEMRGHKDYVRCGDCSPVNSEMFVTGSYDHTVKLWDVRVADSKSAISINHGYPVEDVIFLPSGGLVATAGGNSVKIWDIIGGGKMLCSMESHNKTVTSLSVGKMGKDSGEESQQYRIMSVGLDGYMKVFDYAKMKVTHSMRFPAPLMSVAFSPDSSTRVIGTSNGIIYAGKRKTKEEAEEKKDLGGFMGFGTVEEPEVRALKSSYVRYFHRGQGEKPAEGDYLVMRPKKVKLGKHDKLLKKFRHKEALVSVLGGKHPGNVVAVMEELVSRKKLLKCVMNLDTDELGSLLMFLHKYSTVPSYSALLMGLTKKVLELRVEDIKASVTLKGHIRNLKRSVEEEIRIQHSLLEIQGIISPLLRLAGRR; encoded by the coding sequence ATGGCGGAACATCAACTCTCCAAAACCTTCCCTGTAAAACCCAAGCTTAAACCTAAGCCCAGAACCCAGAAACAGACTCCGGAATCCAAGTACTGGTCTTCCTTTAAGTCTCAACAAATCCCAAACCTAATCTCCTCCATTACATCCCTCACCTTCTCAAACACTCCCTCTCGCCCTTTCGCCGCTACCCACTCCGCCTCTCTCACCATCTTCAGCTCTCAAACCTTCTCTACCACCACCACGATTACCTCCTTCTCTGATGTCGTCACGTCAGCCTCGTTTCGCTGCGATGGTCTCCTCATCGCCGCCTCTGATCTTTCGGGTCTCGTCCAAGTCTTTGACATCAAGGGGAGAACTCCGCTTCGTAAGCTTCGCTCACACTCTCGCCCAGTTCGATTCGTTCAATACCCATTCGCCGATAAGCTCCACCTTGTATCGGGCGGTGACGACGCTCTCGTTAAGTACTGGGATGTTGCCGGAGAAACCCCAATTTCTGAAATGCGAGGCCACAAGGACTACGTAAGGTGCGGCGATTGCTCGCCTGTGAACTCGGAGATGTTCGTCACAGGCTCATACGACCACACCGTCAAACTTTGGGACGTGAGAGTAGCCGATTCAAAATCGGCGATCAGTATAAATCACGGATATCCAGTGGAAGACGTTATATTCTTACCTTCCGGTGGGTTAGTGGCGACCGCAGGCGGAAATTCCGTGAAGATTTGGGATATAATTGGAGGTGGGAAGATGCTGTGTTCGATGGAAAGTCACAACAAGACAGTGACTTCTCTTTCTGTGGGAAAAATGGGTAAAGATAGTGGAGAGGAGTCTCAGCAGTATAGAATCATGAGTGTTGGTCTTGATGGGTATATGAAGGTTTTTGATTATGCCAAGATGAAGGTTACTCATTCAATGAGGTTTCCAGCCCCACTAATGTCCGTGGCATTTTCACCTGATAGTTCAACGAGGGTTATTGGAACATCGAACGGGATAATCTACGCCGGGAAGAGAAAGACCAAGGAGGAGGCTGAAGAGAAGAAAGATTTGGGTGGTTTCATGGGTTTTGGAACGGTGGAAGAACCTGAGGTAAGGGCGTTGAAGTCTTCTTATGTCAGATACTTCCATAGAGGGCAAGGAGAGAAGCCAGCAGAGGGAGATTACTTGGTTATGAGGCCAAAGAAAGTTAAGTTAGGAAAACATGATAAGCTATTGAAGAAGTTCAGGCATAAAGAAGCTTTGGTATCTGTATTGGGTGGTAAGCATCCAGGTAATGTTGTGGCAGTAATGGAGGAATTGGTGTCTAGAAAGAAGTTGTTAAAATGTGTTATGAATTTGGATACAGATGAGCTTGGATCTCTGTTGATGTTTTTGCATAAGTATTCGACTGTACCATCTTACTCAGCATTGTTAATGGGGTTGACTAAGAAGGTTCTTGAGCTGAGAGTTGAGGACATTAAAGCCTCTGTGACTTTAAAGGGTCATATTAGAAACCTCAAACGTTCTGTGGAAGAGGAGATTCGAATACAACATTCTTTGCTAGAAATACAGGGTATTATTTCTCCTCTATTAAGGCTTGCTGGAAGAAGATGA